Within Pempheris klunzingeri isolate RE-2024b chromosome 24, fPemKlu1.hap1, whole genome shotgun sequence, the genomic segment CCAGCGCTGTGTGGTCATCCTGCCAGACTCCATCCGCAACTACATGTGAGTCCCCTCATGTCAAATAACCAGGCTGTCGACCTCTGTAATGTCAGAAACTTTGAATAATAAACGTGAGGTATTCACTATTGACATTCATGTAAACCCCCAGGCTGAAAGCAACACCAGGAAGGTTCTTTGACAACACAAATCTTGGTGTAATACATCAGCTATTATATTTTTTGGCTAACATATTAGATGAGAATTATATACCTGCGTATCGAGTACAAAGAGAGCAACATttagcctcttttttttcagcGTGTCACAAATTAAAATTATGGGAAATTTAGAATGCTTGGACTTTTATGGTCTCACATCATTTTTATAGAGAGCAGATGGCTAAACGGgatctttttgtcattttgttccTAATTCTAGTTCCCCCATGTGGTCAATTAAGGTCATTTCAATCAGCACGACATGTCTTGGTGAAATGCTGGAAATGTTAACAAAGAGCCGCAGCGGTGTGTGGTTTGAACCCCCACTTTGATGATCAGGGTAATTGTTGCCCAAAAGGCACCAGAATACAAACAGCAGTGCAATGATGGAGGTCACTTTAGGTTAGCTGGGCCATCAGATGTTTGATTTGGTTTCTGTTGAATGTGTAAACACAGATGAAGCAAatcttgatttttgttttttttcccttaaggTCCAAATTCCTGAATGACAAATGGATGGTCCAGAAGGGATTCCTGAGTGAGGAGGACCTCATGGTGAAAAAACCATGGTATGTGTAATTAAAGGGTATATTCTCTTTTGTTGCACAAATCTCCCTCACGTGTGAAAGACCCTCTCATTTCGTCTCTGCCCGTCAGGTGGTGGAACCTGAAGCTGCAGGGTTTGAACCTGTCAGCCCCCCTCACCGTCCTGCCCTCCGTCACCTGTCAGAAAACCATCAAAATCCTCAAAGACAAGGGCTTCGACCAGGCGCCCGTGGTGGATGAGGCTGGGTGAGCATCccaacagagaaaagacaaacaagcaaaatgtcacaaataCTGCAAATCTGCATTCTGTTAACTCCCAcctctgtgtgcatgtacaggTTGATCCTGGGCATGGTGACTCTTGGGAACATGTTGGCCTGCATTCTGGCAGGGAAGATTAAGCTGTCGGACCCGGTCAGCAAAGTGCTCTACAAGCAGTTCAAACAGGTCAGACACTGACGTCAACTCCTATTTGTTGCTCATGTACTCAAGGAAATGTGAAAACGTGTGAAAGTGCCTTAAAGGCTGAATTTGTTAAAGGAATTTGAGGCTGAATTCTTACTTTtgattggctgacagcagcagccaatgagGCAAACCAGTTCAGGGGAGGACATGACTGGAGTTGGTCCATAACAGATTGTAAAAACCGATGACTATAATTTAACCAACTGTAATTTAAAACCTCAACTATTTTATGACTTTGAAGACTTGACAAATCCAGAAGTGTTTGCATgcaattttgtttgtttcttttcacttcCCCTGTGCGAAGACTTCCTGTCCGTGAAAGTATCCGAATTTAAATTTTTGGCAGTTTTGCATATTTCTATCTTAAAAGCTAGATCTGTATGGCACTTGTGCATAAATTGCTTTCAGTTTAACATGAATATTGTATTATACTTTAGTCATTGCCTTATTATCCTGATTTCAGATCCGCCTGACTGATAACTTGGGAAAGTTATCCCGCATTCTGGAGACCGACCACTTTGCCCTGGTGGTACATGAACAGATCCAATGTAAGTACAACATTcagacaaacatgcatgcactcAGTCACACGCACACTTAAATCATTCAAAAGCTCTCATTTGCCTACAAACACGATTAACTCAATGTCTGCACAAGATTTCTAACTTTGGCGCCCCCCACTGGTAGGATAGATAAACACACTGTGCTAAAGTCATGCtgttaaatagaataaaagcaATATAATTCTTAATGCTCAGATTTGTTGCATCTGATTTATACTATTTATGGCACATATTCACAATCAGACAATTAGTCTGCATCTTCATTCCCAGCAGCTTAGACTGAGCTTGCTTGTGTGGGGGGTCACGGTCTTTCTCAGTGACCCAGTATTGACTGCTGCTGTTCAAATGCGGACCTGGGATCCTGCCGCAGCCTCATTTTTATGACAACACCAGTCTAGCTCACTGGGTCAACTTGCTACCGATCGTTCGACCTCTCTGATACACACGTGTTGAAGTCCAGCTGCAGGGCGAGCATCCCAGAGATCTGTTTTGGACAACGCTGCTGCTACAAAGTGGCAATAAACTAGCCCACCACTGCATTATTCTGAGTTGTGTCTAGCGTCAAAACTGGATACAGACTGACTTCTGAATATTGTGTAATTGCCCGGACTGGAGTGAAGTTGTCACACATCACATGCATCTTTCACGCAGTGGGAGAAGAGTGTGAGGCTAACTTTAAAACACgggcagcagacagacaaagtcagCGACAAGCTGGTGAGCATAGTGGTGCCTTTACGCTGAAGAGCCAGACATTTCCCTCAGCAGTTGTTGGACACCCAAGCAGGACTGAAATAGTTAATACTGGACTCACATTCACTGGTAGACGTGTTTCTTCGTCTGCTGGATGTGTCGACAGGCAGCTGTTCCTCATATCAACATGTGAGCGATAATGTACAGGAAACAGCGGCCATAACTGCAAAAGCTAATAATTACATTACCTCGCTTATTATCACTTACAATCTTGCTGGATAATAATACTTTGACATAAAGTaatgatttgaaaatgattttattgcttctgctatcagaaatgcatccatagcaacagtctgttatagTCAGTCTAGACCGTCCAATACTGTAATAGACCATTCGAAATCAATGTGAGTATTTTATTAATGTTTGATTTACAGTTTATTGTCCTGCTGTAGAATCGGTCACTGCACTACCTACATACAACCAACCTCTTTTCATTGGGATGGTTCAGTTTTATACTACAGGGCTGCAACTACatgattattttgattattgttAAATCTTGTGATTATTTTCtagattaattgattgtttgtttggtctataaaatgtctatTTCTGTTTAAAAGAGCTCAAAGTGACATCTCCAAATGCCTTGTTTTTGGTTCGATCAATAGTCTGAAACACAATCCCTCCGTTTCATATCgattttaaaatgatgtaaaacaaagaaaagcgGCAAATCATCACTTTTAAGGAACTGGAACCAGAATTTTTGTGCTCACTTTGatccctctctcctccgtcCTCTTTCCACCACCAGACTTGACGGACGGCTCTCCGAGTCTGAAGCAGATGGTGTTCGGGGTGGTGACGGCCGTTGACCTGCTCAACTTTGTCACAGGCCGGGAAAGAAGAGAGCGATCAATGTCAGAGTCCACGGACGAgctgaactgaaactgaaacataaCGTACACATTTGTACGTTTCTTGACATTAACATAACGAAGCCAATGATTAGTAGACGAGGCTCAAAGATGGCAGATATAATCATGTGTAGTTTTTGATTTAGTTTAGGTTCAGGTTTTTCCACTTAAAGaatgttgatttcttttttatgtttgaatTTGAGTCTTAAGCTGTAATAAACAAAATATCTTGGGTTTCTATGCCAACCCTGATTTGATGCCTTTGATGATTACTATATTTGCTCATAATGCTCAAGGCAAATCGTTTGTAAGTTTATTACTTGTAgaaagctttttgttttgtatcaGAGTATTGAATAGAGGTCTCATTGTTGCTATTTTATTTGTCTGGaaaaatactttaatacttCACTTTGGCCTTGTGTATCAATCAAACATCAGAAATAAGACGGGATAGTATAAAGCTTAAAAGATTAGAGAACAGAATTGCTGTATATATGCATATTATCTTATTCTTTGCTGCTCATTATGTGCTTCTCTTTCATTTGTGTATGTTTACACAAAAGAAATTCATGCAGAGTGTAATCAGATGTCTTGAAGAATCACATGTGCCTGTGACATGAACTGTAAAGTTGTCTTGACTATTTAATCTTAGCTGCGTCTGAGAAAAAAGTTTTGTATTGCatcatttttcctttaatgaaaGTGTAtgattaaataaagttttaaggAGGTCTGTCACTGCCTATTCTGTCTTCTCCCTATCTTAGAATTAAATATCTATTAAATCAGACATTACTGTGGTTGAACAGCTCAAAACCGATGTCCACATTTAGGCTTTATTTCAAGGAGTAAAGccaaaaaaatgattttatatcatattaGAGAAATCTGCACTATATATCTTGTGGTAATGTAGTTATATAAATGTTTGATTGTAAATATAATTCTCTAAATATGATTTACAGCTAAGTTAGTCTTGACTGTAATGGttgtcattttaattcatttatattcGTGTATTGGGGACGTGAACGCAAATATTAACATTCATTAACgcgctgtgtttgtgtttgccatGTGGTTTGTGGCGCATGTAATAATTTACCCGTAATACCGTGTTGGCGGGGCTTCATTAAAAGGCAATCTATTGTAATTGCGGTGCTGTGACCCCGCCCTAATAGATCTCCACCGGTGCACGCCGGATTAAAAAAGGAGCGAACCCCTGTAGGTTGGCAGCATCCAATCAGCGCTGTCAATGCAAGTCGTTGACCGTGGCGATGTATGTGTTGTGTGGTAGATGCTACGAGCGAGGCTAGACAGGCAGTATGGCGGAGGAGGGCAGTGTGTACGAGTTAGAGGGGCTTGAAAAACAATTACAGAGTTTGCTGAGCCGCTATTCAAGTGATGAATTGCGAGCAGACAGTAAAGCGTTCTGCTCCGACTTTCGCAAGGTAAGGAGCCGTGGCTGAAGTTGGTGACAGGCTTGTTGTCGAAGATAAGAGCGTATATGTTAGCCGACTCCCCTCCCCCAGAACTGGCCGTTACACGACTAGCATTAGCAGCTAGGTTCATTAGCATCCAGCTAACGAGTGGTAATCGCTTTAAAAACTAAGACATTACCGTAACGCCCTTTAAATAATATGCACGATAACCCAGGCTTAGATTTAGTAGCGTTATTGTGCGTTAAAGTCTGAAAATCAATCATATTTTGACTGTGAATGTTCACTGTACAGCTAGCAAGCTAACTCGGCTAATCGCTACCCAGCTAGCCCAGATTTTGCCTGCGAATTAGCTTAGTTAGTACGCTCAATGTTTACCAAACCGACTGGACAAGTCTTTTCACGTTTACTAATTATGTAACTAGTAAGGAGCATTGCTGATGGTACTTTATGGTTGCCATGAAGTTAGTTGCCTTAATTATCAAATATTTCCCATAAAAGCcaactttgaatgtgttttaatgacCTGTCTggacccccccctcctcaaAACAGCAACAGGACATGCAGCTGTAGATGCAGTGTTGAAGTAATGGATTACATAATTTCTGGTATCACAAAATGTTCTCATACCAAGATTTTCATGATGCATTAAGGTTAGAGGAATAAAACCAGGCAGCACATCTCGTGGAAAAGTGCATTTAAATGTCAGTTGTCAGGGACTGCTGATCAATCTTAGATGGCAACACCACAGACTCATAAACAGGGCTCTAGTCTGTTTACTAACAGTGGAAAATAGTGTAATCCACTGTTTCCTGTTGACAAATCCAAGACATTAAATCTGATTTTGCTATGAGGCCATTAGCTTGTCATTTCAAACTTTAAATTCAAGGTTTAGCACAGTATAAAAACATTGGGGTTTGGGCACTTTCATCATCGGGGTTTTGGATTTGAATTAACTACCAAAGTGAAGTTGTGATTCTTAATAACTAGCTGCAGTGTAATTTAGTAGGGGACTAGTTGTACTGATTGGACAAAGGCTTGGGAATATTATTGACAGTCCACATTCACCAGATTCCAGTAGTGCACCAGAGTGATGTCTTGGATCTCCACCATTAGAGGGCAATCTAAGCACATTGTGATTTAGGGATTTGACAGGTCAACTGTAAGTGTTGTGAAAAGCAGTACAAAGAGCCACATTTTGGTTACAAAGAGGTCTCTGACTTACATCATTTATCATTGTGCACTGCAGTAGATGTGTGTCCAAGGGGAAGGCTGCAGCCATAACTGCTGCAGTCAAAATGgtggctgtgctgtgtgttcattCAATTTACAATGGGTATTTTGATTTGTGCATCATCATAAAAGGTGTGGCTCAGCCATGTTGATTATTCTCAtgtatttgtttctgtctgGGTAATCTGTGAGCCAGGTAGCTGCTTGCTTTCTCTTGGTTTTTACATAACGGATGTATTGGTTGCAGGGcttattgtcatttttaataaatctgctaattaatttttcaattaattgttCAGTCTATACTATAATGTctgaaattgtgaaaaaagTGCCCTTCCCAGGTTCTCACAGTCAAAGGCCTTAAATTGTCTCGTTTTGTCTGAGCCCAGCCCAGAACCCAAAGATATTAAATTTACCACATTATCAAACTCTAaagctgtgattggttggtatTAGTAACACTGTATAAATGCCACTAGGCTGAGCCTTGTAATTGTCGCTGTGGTTAAAACATCTAATACTGCCACAGATTTAAACAAGCTAAACAACCCAAAGTGTTAATTGCCCTTGTAACTGTGCCTCTGACTCATCTTTGTTTGGTCTCTTCTCCATGCAGCTGGTGGAGGAGTATGCCTCTCGCTGGCAGGTGCCGCTGCCTCAGCTCAGGATCCTTGAGAAGGCTCTCTGCTACTTTGCTCGAGCCTCCACCTTCTTCACATCAAACTGTGATCATGTGCTTCACACACTCAGTAGTCTGGCCTTGTAAGTACACAGACCCTCCTCGTTAGGTTGCCGTCAGTCCTCTCAGAAGTAGCTGCCACAGATTCGACTTActtacattgttgtttttattatcggccaaattttacttttattgcTCAAATACGTTAAGTGTGGCAGAATTACACGTTGAACATAAGCGTTTGGATTGGAGCAGACCTTAAGTCAGTGCCCACGACGTCTTCCGTCCACCCGGACCAAGCGCTGTATTGGGAAGGCCGATCTCCccgggaggagaggagggagagctgggataagagctaagctaaccaagcTAGTACCTAAGCctgcttctagctaatgtccGGTCGCAAAGATcggctggatgaaatgggactcaggctgcCTAAGCAACAACATTTACAGAGACCTGGCGTCATGTCAGCACCCCAGGCCAATCTACTGCTCCTGGCGGGCATAGTACCAGGCACCAGTAAAAACGATGGAAAATATACTCACAACGATAGTCGTATAAATACTGTTATAGTGGAAGAGAAATGTGCTTTTCAGTCAGAAATTGTCACAAAGTTGCAGCGCCAGACACCATCATGCAACTTGTGATGAAAATAAGCCTTTGAAGACAACTAACTGGATTTGCTGTAGGCGATCGGAACAAAATGTGCTACTGACAGCTATGACCCCAGGCTTTCATATCTGAACCCCTCCTGCTACCATCTCTGAATCTCTTTACTTCACAAAGCAAAACAGGCAACACATTGCTTACGAGCGTCCATGGCTGAGGCCACATGCAGCTTTAGATTTCCTTAAGAGAGAAAGTAGACTGGATGTCTCTttgtactgttttgttttggttcctgCTTTGCTCAGTGTTGCTTTACTGTCCAATCTTCACTTTGGTTTaattgtgaatgaatgaaacccTTTATTGCCCCTTAAGGCACTGGCCTTGCATAATGGGCCTTTGACAAAGCACACATAAAACATCCGACCTcacacatagaaaaaaaaaaacacattaaacattgaTAGGTCAAAGCATTAACAATATATCCAAGTTAATATCATAATCAGGAAAAAATCTTCAATCACTTTCTAGTACCATTatacacaaaaggaaaaaaaatctaaattttcctccagaaaacaacaataataataaaacataacaaaacctGTGCTTTTTTATTTGCACCTCCTGAGGTTCTTGTGTATTTGAGGACATTTGGTAGCAACATTTATGGAACTGAAAGTTGATTGTGTTCATTGGCTCACGCAACTAAATGTGCAAGCCAGGAAAAACCCTGGCATGCTGCCAGCTGTTGACCCTACCCCCCCCAGGGTTTCCCTCAGCTTCCTAATTAAGTGCATTCCTCTGCTTCTTtgtcagtatttttacatgaataCTCTGATTGAAATTATAAAGTAGGTTTTAACTGTTTAAAATGTGGATCTGCAGATCGAAGCCAAACAATATTGATCTATTCACAGGAGTGTTTTTGAGTTGCTGCTGTTCTTTGACCAGAAAGACTTCCATCAGGAGCCACTGAAACACTTCACTGTTACATTCCAGGTGAGGATGAAATGCAGATCGCTTTCCCAACACAACAATGGACAGATCCTAGTACAATAATTAATCAGAAATGCAAGTTTTGGGGCTTAACTTAATAGTCTTTTATTGTGTGCTACACCTCTTAAAACAGTTGATTATTTAACACTCTTCAACATTATTGTAATAATTGACGATGGCACTCTGATATATTGATTTTTAAGACACTGTTTTTGTCCTCATGTTCTTTCAGGAATGTCATTTGGCCCTTGCGAGGCATCAGAATGTTCATTTACTTCAGGTGGAGCGTTTGGTTCAGGGCGGCGGGCCTTGGGCCAGCCCAGTCTTACAGGCAATCCTCAGTGAGTCCAGTTTACCTCAGAGTGAAGGTAGGTAACATGATTAACATTTGGAGTACATCCAACTCTGGTGTTATTACCTCTCTAGCTATTGACTGCAGTAATGTCTAGGATTTTAGATTAAACTAAAACcttatctgtctctcttctgGCTCGACTGTTCCTCAGCAGATGGGTGCGTCAGTTCTGAGCTGCCGGTGTTCTTTGAGCTTCGGGTGCGCTACCTCTTATCCTGTGAGCGGATCAGTGAGGCTATGGCCCTGGCTAAGTTTTGTGCCCGGCATCCCACAGCAGGACAACACTTGTTCTTCCTCCAGGTCTACCTCGCATTGCTTTTTAAAACTTCACAGCACGACCTCTTACACAAAGAGGTGAGTGGACTGTTGTGTGCTGAAAACCAGCATGTCTTTCCGTCAAATGACAAGAATTTTCCCTCCAGTCTGTGGTACCTGTTGCTTAGATACCACACAATTGTGAATCGTGTGAAAACTGCCTTTTGGGCTACACTaatgctttctttgtgttttcaggtggTTGACCTTAATGGTAAAGATGCCGTACACATCATCTGTAGTTTGGAGTGTGAGGAAAAGGATGAGTTGCTTCTCGCCCTCAGCAGAGCCTTCCTCTCCCAGCAACTCCGTAGGGGAGACATGTACTATTTGTGGTAAGAAAGCTTAAATTTCAGGTCAGTGTGCGTAACACCAGCTGAGGCCAAGTGATCCATTAATTTACTGTTCTTTGCAGTGATCTTGTCTTCATATGGAGTAAGCTTCATCATCGGTTGCATACATCCAAGCAAGCTCTACTTGAGGAGACTCATCAGCTGATGCTGTCTGCCACCAATGCCAACTCAATCTTCCCATTCATCAGAGCCATACTGCAAGAAGTGAGAGAAATTTGAATTGCAATGTATCTTcataagaataaaatataaaagtaaattaaGTATTGAATCACATATTTACCAAGTCCTTTTGATTGTGTCTCACTAGCTGGGTGACGAAGGTATCCAGTTTTGCGTGGAGCTATGTGTTAATGCCCTGGAGTGTTGCCTTTCCTGCGATGTCATCACCAAGTCCCTAATCTACAAAACCATTGCTGGCCTGCTACCCAATGACCTGGAGGTCTGCCGTGCATGCGCTCTCCTCGTCTTCTTCCTGGAACGCACTGTTGAGGCCTACAAAATGGTTTACCTACTGTACATGCATCCTGACCAGGAGTACAATGTGGAGTACGGCCCCATTAGAAATCACACTCGCTTCGAAACCCTGCAGGTTAGAgcacatttttaacaaaccATGATGGGGAAAACATTGTAGTTTGCTCTTTTTGGTACTGTTgtatcaaaatgttttcttctctgtttttcctcaggtTTTAAAGAAGGACCTGTATTTTGACCCAGAGTTTTGGAACCTCATTGCTTTGCGGACCAACTGTTTAAAGCTGATGAGTGAGAAGGTGGTCAGTGCTGCCCTGGAGGAAATCATGGAGGACAAATGGATACTTAACTATTGCACCAAAGAACCTGGTCTCAGATCAAGCACATCAGCGTGTAAGAAAGGAAGTAAGAAGAGGCACCATaaagaggacagacatcatAAAGAGGATACAAACTCCAAAAGACTAAAGGTGGGCCCAGGCAAAACACGGCTAAATGCTGACCACACTGTAAAGAAGAAAGGCAACCAAGGGTCGCGACCTTTGAAGGACGCATCATCTGAACCTCCGAGGCGTTCATTTTGGCAGCTAGACAGACTACAGGACAATGGAGCCCACGGGCATGGAGAACTGAGGCGCACTACACGGCTCTCGGAGAAGAACCCGCCAAAACGGAGAATTAGACAACCGAAGTGGCTTCTTCAAGACTCAGGAACTCTCGCAGAGAATAGTCTTCATCCTAAGATCAAAAAGCATGGGTTGAAACATCAAAAGCACCATCAGTCCTCTGTTGTAAAGAGGTCTGAAACTGGTGAGATCAAGAACAACGCAAAGaacaatgcaaaacacaaacCCTCAGCAAACTCTCATTTAATGACAagggaaaacaacagcaggCACCAGAAAGAATTATCTTTGGACTGTCTTAAACCTGCCAACCCTCCACAAGTAATTCTTGAGCTGTCCCTACCAGACAATGAGCTGATGGGTACGTTTATTGACGACACTtgccacagacagagagggttCCCTCAAGTGCTTCTATACAAACCTACAGTGAAGCTTCCTGCCACACCACAACCAGTAAAGACTGTACATCGCAAAGAGGTGATTCTAAGAGCGCGGGACACAGCTATGTTTATACAGCAGTTGCACTGTTATGTTCGGCGGCAAAAAGGGAAAGGTAATGGGTCGAATGTTCAAGGCTCAGTGTCAACAATCACACGCTCCTCTGTGCAAGGAAGTCCTCCAAAAGATCCACAGAGAGAGCTCTGTGAAACGCCTGCCAGTCAGATGAAAGGTGGGGCTGCCTCTCAGACACCTCCAGCAGCGGAAGTGGCAGAATCCTCAGTTTTAGAAAAAGGCCTTCAAACTCAAACTACAAAAGCAGTCTCACGAAAGACAGCTACAGCAAAAGAACTCTCTAAAAAGCCTGCTGAGATAAAAGCTACCAATGCGTCACAGACATTAGCAGCAACTGAAGCGCCAGGAGCACCAATGTTGGATAAGGTCGTGGAAGCTCAAACCATAGCTTCAGCAAGAGATCCCTGTGAAGAGTCTGCCGTTGAGATGAAAGTCACTATTGCCTCACAAACCCCACAAGCGGCAAAAGTGACTCAATCACGAGGTTTAGATAAGGTCTCAAAATCGTCAAAAACCACAACTTCAGCTGAGGTTTTGCAGGCCCCAGCTGTGGACAACAATCTGATGGTAGAAACTCATCCGGTGTCCAATGCGGCCAACATTTCAGACATTAGCGCTGCTGATTCCATGCCCTTGCAGCGTCAAGATGTTGATATTAGCAATGAGAAACAAGTTGAGGTGAAGTCACTCTCCTTGCAGGCTGAAACCGGAAAAACTCCTGTAGCCCAAGCAAAAGGAGACACTTCAGAGGTGCACACCTCGGTCGGcaacagcagtgaaaatgaCGGAAACCTCGGAGGAACAATAGTCACTTTGAGCAAGGCACCTACAGATCGGGACACAATGAATGACATGTCTGCTCTGACTTTAGTAACGGAAATGGTCACTGAACTTTCACCTGAGGCACTCGCTCGAGATTTGGACCTGCCAGCTCCAGAGCAAAGTGCCTCCAAGGAGTCGACAACTGGAAGTAAACATGAAGTTCCTTACAAATTATGCACTTCCTCTGACTGCTCTGTACCAGAACTAGGCGCCTCTGCAGTTAATGTTAAAGATGGACCTCAGGATTTTGGTCTAAAAGCACTTGAGAATAACGAGGATGCCCAACCCGAAACAGAGGAATCCAAGTTGGAGTACTGTTGTACCTTCTGCAGTAAAGTCTTTAAAGGAAGTCGTGTTGTAGCACATGCTATGTTTCATTATCGAAAAGACGAGTGCATGTTCTGTGGGACGATGTTCAAAGATGACCTCCTGGCCATGATGCACCTGTCTGACCACATTGAGAAGCTGAAGAAGAGCAAAGAGTCAGCTGGGAAACAAGCCCAAGAAAACTGGGTCTCAGAGACCAAAGATATCTCCACACCTAAGACCTCTTCCAAAGCTAAGACCACAAACCGTAGTAGTGGGAGGCATTCTGATGTCTGCCCTAAATCAACAAGTCTTGCAGATTCGACCGCATCTGGATCCAGAAAGTTAAGATCAAACGATAAGCCAGTGGATGGTCCATCTtcacaagaaaagaaacaaaacgcTTCAAAGCACCTTAATGATAAAACCCTTGCTCATAAGGTAAATGGACATGTTGTCAAAAAGGAAGATCCCGACAGACCAAAAAAGGACACCTTCAATTCAGAAGCTAAGCAGCCACTCACGCAGCAGAACTCTCAAGAAAGAGCAAGCGGTGGAACTAAAAATGCCAGGCAGCAAGAAAACCAAGAAATAGAAACGGATTCCTCTGCAACATCAGCTGAGGTGGACGAAGAGTTCAGCTGTCCCCCTACAGATAAAATGAAGAAGACAGAATCTCCGCTGGTCTTGAAGACGGCCACAAAACAAGATGTGAAAGCTGTTAAGGAGAAAAATGTGGAGCCACAAGAGAAGGTCTGCTGTCCTGTGGATGGTTGCGCTTGGTTTACAGACGTGTCAAAAAACCGCGTTGCGTTCCTGTACCAT encodes:
- the LOC139223414 gene encoding zinc finger protein 654-like, with the protein product MALAKFCARHPTAGQHLFFLQVYLALLFKTSQHDLLHKEVVDLNGKDAVHIICSLECEEKDELLLALSRAFLSQQLRRGDMYYLCDLVFIWSKLHHRLHTSKQALLEETHQLMLSATNANSIFPFIRAILQELGDEGIQFCVELCVNALECCLSCDVITKSLIYKTIAGLLPNDLEVCRACALLVFFLERTVEAYKMVYLLYMHPDQEYNVEYGPIRNHTRFETLQVLKKDLYFDPEFWNLIALRTNCLKLMSEKVVSAALEEIMEDKWILNYCTKEPGLRSSTSACKKGSKKRHHKEDRHHKEDTNSKRLKVGPGKTRLNADHTVKKKGNQGSRPLKDASSEPPRRSFWQLDRLQDNGAHGHGELRRTTRLSEKNPPKRRIRQPKWLLQDSGTLAENSLHPKIKKHGLKHQKHHQSSVVKRSETGEIKNNAKNNAKHKPSANSHLMTRENNSRHQKELSLDCLKPANPPQVILELSLPDNELMGTFIDDTCHRQRGFPQVLLYKPTVKLPATPQPVKTVHRKEVILRARDTAMFIQQLHCYVRRQKGKGNGSNVQGSVSTITRSSVQGSPPKDPQRELCETPASQMKGGAASQTPPAAEVAESSLQQEIPVKSLPLR